A portion of the Thalassospira sp. TSL5-1 genome contains these proteins:
- the tssK gene encoding type VI secretion system baseplate subunit TssK, which produces MASHNKVAWSDGLFVKPHHFQQQTRYLENLAQRYASGSEAHNFGFHQLILNEELLSLGKVAVVSASGIMPDGTVFDIPGTDVSPPVLDISEGLTANEIIYLCVPLMIDGGIEIDRDRNASTGVAARYVTDEIAVRDNTVQAGELAAIDVARACPVLLPGSQDLSAYSKLAVARIVDKTGEGAIVIDKGFYPTMLSISAAPSLRRFLGELADGVEQRAATIAGRIGKPDQNGVAEVADFLLLRGLNSMAPLLRHYVRMSMVHPRPVYELLLQIIGELSTFLNESKICPDLPVYDHALPHQCWPTVTQHLRQLVTATLVANAIPIPHEHKLHGYVVAPVHERELIRTAEFVLAVKANVPQERLHREFVAQSKISSIEKIRELVHKQLPGIPLRLMPVAPRQLPYHAGYSYFALERSSPRWGHLENSDGFAFHIAGEFPELELQFWAIMG; this is translated from the coding sequence ATGGCTTCGCATAACAAAGTGGCATGGTCCGACGGCCTGTTTGTCAAACCCCATCACTTTCAGCAGCAGACGCGCTATCTGGAAAATCTGGCCCAGCGTTATGCGTCGGGAAGTGAGGCACACAATTTTGGCTTTCACCAGCTTATCCTGAACGAGGAACTGCTGTCGCTGGGCAAAGTTGCTGTTGTCTCTGCCAGCGGCATCATGCCCGATGGCACAGTGTTTGACATTCCCGGAACGGATGTGTCGCCGCCGGTTCTGGATATTTCCGAAGGCCTGACCGCCAACGAAATCATCTATCTGTGTGTGCCGCTGATGATTGATGGTGGCATCGAGATTGACCGGGATCGCAATGCGTCAACCGGGGTTGCCGCGCGCTATGTGACCGATGAAATTGCGGTGCGCGACAATACCGTGCAGGCGGGCGAACTGGCGGCGATTGATGTGGCCCGGGCCTGCCCGGTGCTGCTGCCGGGCTCGCAGGATCTGTCGGCTTATTCCAAGCTGGCGGTGGCGCGTATCGTCGATAAAACTGGCGAAGGGGCGATTGTCATCGACAAGGGGTTTTACCCCACGATGTTGTCGATTTCGGCAGCCCCGTCGCTGCGCCGGTTTTTGGGTGAACTGGCCGATGGTGTTGAACAGCGTGCCGCCACCATTGCCGGGCGTATTGGCAAACCCGACCAGAACGGGGTTGCCGAAGTGGCCGACTTTTTGCTGCTGCGCGGTTTGAATTCGATGGCACCGCTTTTGCGCCATTATGTGCGCATGTCGATGGTGCATCCGCGCCCGGTTTATGAATTGCTGCTGCAAATCATTGGCGAGCTTTCGACATTCCTGAATGAAAGCAAAATCTGCCCCGATTTGCCGGTTTATGACCATGCCCTGCCGCATCAATGCTGGCCGACGGTAACACAGCATTTGCGCCAGCTTGTGACGGCAACCCTGGTGGCAAATGCCATTCCGATCCCGCATGAACACAAATTGCATGGCTATGTTGTGGCCCCGGTTCACGAACGTGAACTGATCCGCACGGCGGAATTTGTGTTGGCGGTGAAGGCCAATGTGCCGCAGGAACGCCTGCACCGTGAATTTGTTGCACAGTCGAAAATCAGTTCGATCGAAAAAATTCGCGAACTTGTTCACAAGCAGCTTCCGGGCATTCCGCTGCGTCTGATGCCGGTTGCCCCGCGTCAGCTGCCCTATCATGCCGGATATTCCTATTTCGCGCTGGAACGCTCTTCGCCGCGTTGGGGACATCTGGAAAATTCTGACGGATTTGCATTTCACATTGCCGGAGAGTTCCCGGAACTTGAACTGCAATTCTGGGCGATCATGGGATAA
- the icmH gene encoding type IVB secretion system protein IcmH/DotU yields MSDIAVSPYDSRRSAPLPANGHGGPTPRQIGSKPDDMIESLMSSRETMDFQLSAKGKNRLLEAAVPLLGLSVRIRNLHDFNDIEALHSRLVNEIPIFQQELEKMEYDEATVLAARYILCATLDEAVLSQVWGAESLWPERPMLSIFHNETWGGEKVFAILDRVMDEAHRFLDLLELLYYCIALGFEGKYHVMHNGQAKLEQLLLNVHGVLEKHRGEAPDKLVNPEPNIYDAKERMGWRFPVWGVVLVCLVLLAGINIAFNENLSSQIDGIEAKIEASLGGNNMTGRP; encoded by the coding sequence ATGAGCGATATTGCCGTATCACCATATGATTCCAGGCGGTCGGCCCCGTTGCCGGCCAATGGCCACGGCGGGCCAACACCCCGCCAGATTGGCAGCAAGCCGGATGACATGATTGAAAGCCTGATGTCATCGCGCGAAACGATGGATTTCCAGCTGTCGGCAAAGGGTAAAAACCGCCTGCTGGAAGCAGCCGTTCCTTTGCTGGGCTTAAGTGTCCGTATTCGTAATTTGCACGATTTCAACGACATCGAAGCCCTGCATAGCCGCCTGGTCAACGAAATTCCGATTTTCCAGCAGGAACTGGAGAAAATGGAATATGACGAGGCTACCGTGCTGGCCGCGCGTTACATTTTGTGCGCGACCCTGGACGAAGCCGTGCTGTCCCAGGTGTGGGGGGCCGAAAGCCTGTGGCCGGAACGCCCCATGCTGTCGATCTTTCATAACGAAACCTGGGGCGGGGAAAAGGTTTTTGCCATTCTGGACCGGGTGATGGACGAAGCGCATCGCTTCCTCGATCTTCTGGAACTGCTTTATTACTGCATCGCCCTTGGCTTCGAGGGCAAATACCATGTCATGCACAATGGGCAGGCCAAGCTGGAACAGCTTTTGCTGAATGTGCATGGCGTACTGGAAAAGCACCGGGGCGAAGCCCCGGACAAGCTGGTGAACCCGGAACCGAATATTTATGACGCCAAGGAACGTATGGGATGGCGCTTTCCGGTGTGGGGCGTTGTGCTGGTGTGTCTGGTTCTTCTGGCGGGCATCAATATTGCCTTTAACGAGAATCTCAGCAGTCAAATCGACGGGATAGAGGCCAAAATCGAAGCCTCCCTTGGTGGAAACAACATGACAGGGAGGCCCTGA
- the tssH gene encoding type VI secretion system ATPase TssH, whose translation MLKVSKERILSKLNTYSREALKRASEMAIEQSQFEVTVSHLLLAMMEQPGGDTGKLLSVLRIQPERLEAKLRKSLDHARRGAQDLPEFATLLLELLQDALMLGSGELEEDNIRTGTIFAAVAQNPDRYCHFYVFSEFEALDSRAILTGFYDLVKGSMEGNGDPSNPAREGGANGAGDAPIQSESALHKFGRNMTEQAKNGEIDPVFCRDTEIAQMTDILSRRRKNNPILVGDPGVGKTALAEGLALKIVEGDVPAALQGAALWELDLGALQAGASVKGEFERRLKAVLDEVISAPEKIVLFIDEAHTLIGGGAAAGGSDAANLLKPALARGQIRAIAATTWSEYKKYFEKDAALTRRFQLIKLAEPTIDQCVTILRGLRPQYESQHNVYISDAALHAAAALSVRYLTGRQLPDKAFDVLDTAAVRVAAGQSAQPRELDWLNKRIAMLERERADRDRDSRMAAIGAGTSGDHIEETIARLHAQAEKLQHRWQVEKQKVNRVIELRTLIAKGHEAANDETDLVAHDTAADEAGATRVADVPEVTETAEQHDPEALRAEIVSLLAELRDARRNETALVEFEVGEGVIADVISDWTGVPASAMSDDDADRILGLGDALRSVIKGQDLAIEVIHDRMKAARLDLVRDSAPRGVFLLVGPSGVGKTETAEQVALNLFGGRQFLSVINMSEYQEKHTVSRLIGSPPGYVGYGEGGILTEAIRKMPYSVVLLDEVEKAHPDVMNIFYQGFDKGVINDGEGREIDCRNVVFFMTSNLGSDALMQNRETVESASMEALEKALRPHLQEHFKPALLARMRILCFKPLSSESIQQIIDLKLNGLAARLKKVRGMELRWNDSVLALIEDLCAHADNGARMVEQVIDRWILPSIAEEALQRISDHVSLDGLELDAADGGFVMTFLPEIADAANGADADTNTDTDTDTDTDTEAGLDVEGNGSGTEDDDIPEKEARAG comes from the coding sequence ATGTTAAAGGTTTCCAAAGAACGTATTTTATCGAAACTCAATACTTACAGCCGCGAAGCCCTGAAACGGGCCAGCGAAATGGCGATTGAACAAAGCCAGTTTGAAGTTACCGTGAGCCACCTTTTGCTGGCCATGATGGAACAGCCTGGTGGTGATACCGGCAAATTGCTCTCCGTGCTGCGCATTCAGCCCGAACGCCTGGAAGCCAAATTGCGCAAGTCGCTGGATCATGCCCGCCGTGGCGCACAGGATTTGCCGGAATTTGCCACCCTGCTGCTGGAATTGTTGCAGGATGCCCTGATGCTGGGCAGTGGCGAGCTGGAAGAAGACAATATCCGCACCGGAACCATTTTTGCTGCCGTGGCGCAAAACCCGGATCGGTATTGCCATTTTTATGTGTTTTCCGAATTTGAAGCCCTGGATAGCCGCGCCATCCTCACCGGGTTTTACGACCTGGTCAAAGGCAGCATGGAAGGCAATGGCGACCCCAGCAACCCGGCCCGTGAAGGCGGTGCCAATGGCGCGGGCGATGCCCCGATCCAGAGCGAAAGTGCCCTGCATAAATTTGGCCGCAACATGACGGAGCAGGCCAAAAATGGCGAGATTGACCCGGTATTTTGCCGCGATACCGAAATTGCGCAGATGACGGATATTTTGTCGCGCCGCCGGAAGAACAACCCCATTCTGGTGGGTGATCCCGGTGTGGGTAAAACTGCCCTGGCCGAGGGCCTGGCCCTTAAAATTGTGGAAGGTGATGTGCCCGCAGCTTTGCAGGGTGCTGCCCTGTGGGAGCTGGATCTGGGTGCCTTGCAGGCAGGGGCATCGGTAAAGGGTGAATTTGAGCGTCGCCTGAAGGCCGTGCTTGATGAAGTGATCAGCGCGCCGGAAAAGATTGTGCTGTTTATCGACGAAGCCCACACGCTTATTGGCGGCGGGGCTGCGGCTGGCGGGTCAGATGCGGCGAACTTGCTGAAACCAGCCCTGGCGCGCGGGCAAATTCGTGCCATCGCCGCCACCACCTGGTCGGAATATAAAAAATACTTTGAAAAGGATGCCGCACTGACCCGTCGTTTCCAGTTGATCAAGCTGGCCGAACCGACGATTGACCAGTGTGTGACCATCCTGCGTGGCCTGCGCCCGCAATATGAAAGCCAGCATAACGTTTATATTTCCGATGCGGCCCTTCATGCGGCAGCGGCCCTTTCAGTGCGGTATCTGACCGGGCGGCAACTGCCCGACAAGGCATTTGACGTGCTGGATACCGCAGCGGTCCGCGTTGCGGCGGGGCAGTCCGCCCAGCCGCGCGAACTGGACTGGCTGAACAAACGCATTGCCATGCTGGAACGTGAACGTGCTGACCGCGACCGTGACAGCCGGATGGCGGCCATCGGTGCGGGGACGTCGGGCGACCATATCGAGGAAACCATTGCCCGCCTGCATGCCCAGGCCGAAAAATTGCAGCATCGCTGGCAGGTGGAAAAGCAGAAGGTCAATCGCGTTATTGAACTGCGCACCCTGATTGCCAAGGGACATGAAGCCGCCAATGACGAGACCGATTTGGTTGCACATGATACTGCAGCAGATGAAGCTGGCGCCACGCGGGTTGCTGATGTGCCAGAAGTTACCGAAACGGCCGAGCAGCACGACCCCGAAGCCCTGCGGGCTGAAATCGTTTCATTGCTGGCGGAGCTGCGTGATGCGCGGCGCAATGAAACGGCCCTGGTTGAATTTGAAGTGGGCGAAGGTGTTATTGCCGATGTCATTTCGGATTGGACCGGCGTGCCCGCCTCAGCCATGTCCGATGATGATGCCGACCGTATTTTGGGCCTGGGCGATGCGCTTCGCAGCGTGATCAAGGGCCAGGATCTGGCGATTGAGGTTATTCACGACCGCATGAAGGCCGCCCGTCTTGATCTGGTGCGCGACAGTGCACCACGCGGGGTGTTTCTGCTGGTGGGGCCGTCGGGTGTGGGTAAAACCGAAACGGCAGAGCAGGTTGCCCTGAACCTATTTGGCGGTCGTCAGTTCCTGAGCGTGATCAACATGTCCGAATATCAGGAAAAGCATACGGTTTCGCGCCTTATTGGTTCGCCCCCCGGCTATGTCGGTTATGGCGAGGGCGGCATTCTGACCGAGGCCATTCGCAAGATGCCCTATTCGGTGGTGCTGCTGGACGAGGTTGAAAAGGCTCATCCCGACGTAATGAACATCTTTTATCAGGGGTTCGATAAGGGTGTCATTAATGACGGCGAGGGCCGTGAAATTGATTGCCGCAATGTCGTGTTTTTCATGACATCGAACCTGGGTTCCGATGCCCTGATGCAGAACCGCGAAACGGTTGAAAGCGCATCCATGGAGGCATTGGAAAAGGCCCTTCGTCCGCATTTGCAGGAACATTTCAAACCGGCCCTTTTGGCCCGGATGCGCATCCTGTGCTTCAAACCGCTTTCCAGCGAAAGCATTCAGCAGATCATTGATTTGAAGCTGAATGGCCTTGCCGCCCGCCTGAAAAAGGTACGCGGTATGGAATTGCGCTGGAATGACTCGGTTTTGGCCCTGATCGAGGATTTGTGTGCCCATGCCGATAATGGTGCGCGCATGGTCGAACAGGTGATTGACCGCTGGATTTTGCCCAGCATCGCCGAAGAGGCCCTGCAACGCATTTCCGACCACGTCAGCCTTGATGGGCTGGAACTGGATGCGGCCGATGGCGGCTTTGTCATGACCTTCCTGCCCGAAATTGCCGATGCGGCAAACGGGGCTGATGCCGATACCAATACCGATACCGATACCGATACCGATACCGATACCGAAGCCGGTCTGGATGTCGAGGGTAATGGTTCGGGAACGGAAGACGATGACATCCCCGAGAAAGAGGCTCGGGCAGGATGA